The Terriglobus tenax genome contains a region encoding:
- a CDS encoding 6-carboxytetrahydropterin synthase codes for MKAYLGRRYRFSASHRLHVDAFSEQQNREVFGKCNNPFGHGHNYWLEVLVSGQVDAVSGMVCNLVDVDTFVQQRIVAKFDHMNLNTLPEFATLVPSTENLAIVLWEILKDFTAAKVEKIRIEETPNNAFEYAGE; via the coding sequence ATGAAAGCTTACCTTGGGCGCAGGTACCGGTTTTCGGCATCGCATCGTCTGCATGTGGATGCGTTCAGCGAGCAGCAGAACCGCGAGGTGTTTGGCAAGTGCAACAACCCCTTTGGCCATGGGCATAACTACTGGCTGGAGGTGCTGGTGAGCGGGCAGGTGGATGCAGTGAGCGGCATGGTCTGCAACCTGGTGGATGTGGATACGTTTGTGCAGCAGAGGATCGTTGCGAAGTTTGACCACATGAACCTGAACACGCTGCCGGAGTTTGCCACACTGGTGCCGTCGACCGAGAACCTGGCGATTGTGCTGTGGGAGATTTTGAAGGATTTTACCGCCGCGAAGGTGGAAAAGATCCGCATTGAAGAGACGCCGAACAACGCATTTGAGTACGCGGGCGAATAA
- a CDS encoding 6-pyruvoyl trahydropterin synthase family protein, which produces MVQLTRKAEFSASHFYWVDTWTPEENERAFGKCSNRNGHGHNYTLEVTVTGGVDPVTGFVVDLKELKEIMEREVVGVYDHRHLNHEIPEFRTMQPTSENIAIAIWRRLEGKIPGAKLVKVRVYEMEDLFADYLGEA; this is translated from the coding sequence ATGGTTCAGCTAACCCGCAAAGCCGAGTTTTCTGCGTCGCACTTCTACTGGGTGGACACGTGGACGCCTGAGGAGAATGAGCGCGCGTTTGGGAAGTGCTCCAACCGCAATGGCCATGGGCACAACTACACGCTGGAGGTCACGGTGACCGGTGGTGTGGATCCGGTGACCGGCTTCGTCGTGGACCTGAAGGAGCTGAAGGAGATCATGGAGCGCGAGGTGGTGGGGGTGTATGACCATCGCCACCTGAACCATGAGATTCCCGAGTTCAGAACGATGCAGCCGACCAGCGAGAACATTGCGATTGCCATATGGCGGCGGCTTGAGGGAAAGATTCCCGGAGCGAAGCTGGTGAAGGTGCGCGTGTACGAGATGGAAGACCTGTTTGCCGATTACCTGGGGGAAGCATGA